The Branchiostoma floridae strain S238N-H82 chromosome 12, Bfl_VNyyK, whole genome shotgun sequence genome segment GTACTTCTTCTTCAATGTACAAGAGATATGATAAAGCTAGAAAATTACTTCTATTTCTACGGAGAATTAGTTTCATAACAAACTTCAGGTAGAAAGTTGAATTTGAATCGTTACAGATATCTCTCCATTGTATGTTACAGCAGAGTTTAATTTTCttcaaaaaaaaggaaattcgCACCCAGTCTTCGACATTTCCAAACAGAAACACCTTTTAAATTTTCTGGTTTCTAAAGAATTTCAACTCTGTCAAAAGCTTCATTATcaacgtcgatgaaggtaataagatacgcccaaaagcagttactcgagcaactggatatgatttagtCCATGTCACAGACGAAAAACAACGGACGTTGTTCggaacgtctgaccatttcaaaaATTATATCCAGCTTCTTGAGCAACTGGCTTTTTTTGCGTAGTACTTCTTTATCAACGCAGTTGATTTTGCTGACACGTATGGTTTAGAAACGGCGCGGTCCATTAGGGATACCATTGACAGGGTAGTACGACTCCACAGACGACATCCTTCGGGCGGGTATTCTATCCGGTAACGCCTGTTTCGGCACGACGTAGTTACTGGACAAGACCTGGGGATGGACCGGGGCGGAATTATACTGGATGATCTTATCCCCGTGGGGCCTGGCGGGGTTTTGATCGGGGACTAGAGCTAGACGATAATCCGAACCACTTCTGGGTACAAACTCGGGAACACCTCGAGGGACGTAGTCAGGAACGGGGTAGTCATACATGATTGTTTGGTCGAGGGGGAACGCCATCCGGCCGCCGATTTGGTTGGGAACGGGTCTGCCGACGGATAGGACCGGGGACTGAGGCTCGACGTAGGTGAGGGGGTTGGCAGCCAGGGGGCCTTCGTACACAAGGTTGGAGGGCCGCGTCCTCTGCTGGGGCTGGGGTGGTGGCTGCGGCGGTGGACTGTcgggggaaaatggtaaaaaaataatgttaatcTGATGTCAGCAGTGCTAAAAGGTACAACCATACTACATACATAAGCCAATCCATGCTTGTTATGGTTTACAAACTTATATCTCCTTATAAAATGCTTCAAGGACGATTTTATTACCTTTATCTGGGTTTAttgttgatattttgtgttgcTATGGCCCAATGGCggcaaaaagcaaaacaaaataaaacaataagtTATGATTTAAAGAACTTCCTCACTCTAAAACAAGAATGGCCTTATCTTTGTTTGACTAAAGTAACGCTGAGGTATTGCAAAACAGATCACGGTCAACTGCCTTCGATCAAGCCAACAGAAATATTTCCTAGATGTACAAATCTTTTGAAAGCTTGTGACTATACATTCATCTCGTCCTTAACTGAAGTTTTCGttcagcagttttttttttcagcaaaagtCTATTCTCAACGATAGAACCCTTCAATCTGACATCCAAGGTAAACCTTTCCATCGTCTTAATACTGTAGTAAGGTACTTCATATTAAGtatcaagaaaaaatgaaaatattcttaCGTGTCATCTAGGACCCTGACGTGGAAGGGGCTTCCCGGAACGTGCACGTCTGACCACTTCACCTCGACGTCGTAGTCTCCGGGAATGTGGGGGGTGTACACCACCCGCACGGTGCGCTCTACGTCATTCAGGACGTCTGACGTCATCCGGAATGCATCTGTACAGGAAGAAGGATTAAAACCAGTCTaagtttcttggattttaaaacgcctAGCAATGAGTCACCATCACCATCATTATTCTTTGCGTTATTCTTTAAGACTAGTATGAAATGTTATCAGTACAGCATTATGTTGATTGAGGGAGTTGTCCATGATATTGCCTATCAAATCGTTCAATAGATGATTACAGTACTTGGGATTGGGATGCTTTGCAGCCAACTCTTACCACGCCTATCTTACTGTCGACGGATGGGGGTATTGCAAACTGATAGCTGAAGCCGGGCGTGCCGGGTTAACGCCCATATGTACACATTAAGATACATTTCACATCATTTTTGCTTTACACGAAAGTACCCAGTATATAACGAAATATAACATGGAAGCATATGACAGTCATATCAAAAACATAGCTTGAATGCATTCTTTTCTAATTCAAGCTATATAATATCCTACTGTCAGGTTGTTTGCTGTATATTATTGATGAATTTTCACTCTTGTAGGGTGAAGGCCAaacatgacaaagaaaattaaaCGGATGAATAGATACTCTTGATTACATTGAGTGCAATGCACTGAAACTAATGTACCGATAAATGACCTGTATGCCTGTGATTTTAAATATACTTTTGGATATATCTGAAATACCTGCTTGTACAGCAAAGCAGATCATTCATAATGTCAAGATACCTTTCTGTGGCCCTTCGATCCGTACTTTAAGCTGTCCCGGTCCAGCCTCTCTAGTGTCACACAGGAACGTCCCGTCGAAATTTGAAAACTTGCCGTCGGTGAGACCCGGTCCGAACACCTTCACCTTGCTGGGGTCCGGAGGCTTGTCTATGTTGATTTCAAATGGGCTCCCTGGAAAGAATGGATAAGTGATAAGATAAGAGctttatgttgtttgtttggcaGTTTAAAACAACTGAATTACAAAAATCGACAGAAACTGTGCTGCATTGCAAACGTTGACATCTAAATCATTTATGCATTATACGTTCGAGAATTAACAGATTGATAAGAATATAAAAAGACTATTGACTGAATACGATGAGTAAATGTGCAAGCTAGTGAGtgagaatgagagagagagagagagagagagagagtaagagttagtgagtgagtgagtgagtgagtgagtgggtgagtgatcgagtgagtgagtgagtagtgaAAGAGAATtaaggagtgagtgagtgagtgagtgagagtgattATGACTTGATGAGTGAGGGATAAATAAACGAACGAAACAATGCTATGACTTACATAGTGAACCAGTAATACATATATACTTAAAAGACCGAAAGTCCAACAATGTTCAGATACCATGATTAAACGAATAAGCACTGTTGCTTTCTAGACGATGATTTTCCAAGATGATACCAAGAAAACACATGCAATACAGCACAGTGATAGATGATATCGTGATCGTGAAGCTATGATGTATAAAGGAAGTTGGTTAGATACCACATTGTTGGTTGAATCAACGGTAAGATTGCTATTTCCACCGTTAAGACAAGCAATAAACAACGATATGTCAGACAAGACCATCTCCATACCTGGTACGTGCTGCCCGTTACATTTGATGTGCAGCTTGTGCAATCCCGTCTCCTTCGGCCGCATGGACACATTGATGGTCTTGTTGGCGTTCTCGGAGAGCGACACGTCTGCGTTCCTGGTCGGCCCCACGCATTTGGCTGTCAATTTGCCTGTGATACGAAAACGAAAACTATGTAATTAAAACCATGATCCATAAGTATCTTTATGATCTAAATATAAAGAGAAAATATTGATTATACAGAAGGCCCTTTTCCAACGTGATAACCAGGGGGAAACAATTGGACAATGGTAAACAGAAAAACCAAAACATGATTTGTTACAACTCATACTCTCTACTACCTGCATGTCTTTCCAATGAAGAGAAAGCATTGCCAGAGAAGGTACCCTTTCTGTAAAGTTTTCCAAGCCGATGACCAGGGAAAATCTACTGTTTATTCAATAGATTTGTAAGATTTATTTTGTACCtctatctatttttttgtttgtttatagacTACCATAGGAAAGTCACTGTGCTTTTTATTGATATGTTAGTCAATAACTAAATCTTCTCACCAGATCCAGCCTTCCTGGGGTCCAGGATGCCCTTGACCGTCTGTCCCAGTTCGCCCTTTTTGGCCCCGGTGTAGGCGATCTGGTTGGCGTCGGCGGCCTGGGTGATCTTCACATCAAACGGTGAACCCCTCACTTCCTTGTCTGACCACAGCACGTTCAGCTTGTAGTGACCTACATGGAAGAGAAAAGGAACATGGTTAAGGTCTCTACAAGGAATCTTAAGCTCATCGATCCGTACAAAAATGTGGTTATGAAGAGACCAAAACTCTCTTAGCACTGACTTTGATAATAATATTCCCATAATTTTATAAATGATAAATCGCACCTACGTATCTTTAGGCCTAAGCAATCATTCCTTTGCATACTTTAGGTAATAGTTAAGTGaatactgtttttttgtttgtttaacacTCTGAAAAGATATCTTAAATGCTATTATGTCTTTACCAACTGAGCTTTAACACGGCATTTTATGCCAGAGCTAAACGAAAAGAAACAGCCAATAATTCGAAATATCTAGAAACCGTGCATTTCTGTGTCGATTGTAAAGCAACGCCTTACCTGGTTCAGCTGGACAGTACAGCGCCCTGTAGCTGTTCTTTCTCCTGGGGTCAGGCACCAAGGTCACGTCCAGGTTCCCTCTGGATCCGATAAGTTTACTCTCAGGGTTACCTGCATGGTGCAAGGTACAGTTAGGCCACAATGACTAAGATGTAGTTGTTGTTAATGTACCAGAGACATGTTACTAAGTTTACACCTTAGCTAGTATTTAGTATTTAGACATCAGGCAAAAGTTAGTGTAAAAGATATATCCTCCATATATTCTTTTATCACTTCGTCGTATGAGCCTCTCGCTGCTACTAGGACCCAAAAAATGCTGTGCCAGGGCAGGCATTCGTACAAGCAACTTTTACTGCTATGCACCAATTCATGACAACAGTTGTTAACCTCCAAACAGTTGTATCGGGGGCAAAGATAGTCCTATGGATACTGCCTTTGCCAGCgacatatctgcttggagattaaatacAGTTATTATCGTGACATGTATGTACGCTACACACCATTTCCTGCTTCAGAGCCATCTATCAGGAACTCTGCCACCTCGTCCACCTTGGCCTCCTTCAGGCCCTTGCCGCTGACCTGGACTCTCCTGGCGTCTATCTTCGGCCCTGCATCCCCGTACAGGGGAGAGTCCGTGATGTGGTGCTCCGACCAGAACACGGAGATGGAATGTTCTCCTGAAATGGGAAAATATCTGAATTAAGAAACGGTAGATGTTTCAATGCAACATAACAattgtgttttctgtatttGTGTGCCGGTAGTCCaacaaaatatttacatctCGTGTCACATGATAACGATAAGTAAGATAGATTTAGGAAAATTTCCTTGATCTTATATCTTGAAATAGTTATTCTAATATACAGCTCAtttgacagaaaaacaacagagaGAGGAAATACCTATTTCTTCAGGTGTGAAAGTGACGTCATGGCGGTCCCCTGCTCTCCTCTCCACATCAGCAGGAATTTCTCTGTTCGGACCGACAACCCGCGCTGTCATCTTTCCTGCAGACACAAGCAAGACACAATAGCAAGACTCTTACTGTGCTTGAATGTTCATTTGTGTTATTAGAAATCATTCTGAAGCAAAATCTAACTGTAAGGTTTCAGAAACAGTGGACTTCTCAATCCTTTACAAAACCTTAAAAAAGCTTTTTTCATTGCAACATAAAAGCACATAACATGATGGCGACACACTCAAGCTCAACACGCTTACTTCCGTGTCATCATCAGAAACAAATTGAGTGTATAAAAGAACATTGAAGCAAATACAGAAGCAAAGCAcataacaaaaataatatcGAGTAAAACCACGTATCAAAATCACTAAATTACAGCTCATTCTTACCAGGTCCCGCTCCGTTCGCATCCACAGGAAGAGTGTACATATCGTCCACCATGAGCGGGATCCTGCCGTGGTCGTTCTTCAGGCTGTTGGCTCCGCCCACTATGTGCACTTTGGAGGGGTTACAGATGATGGGGTGGAACGGGCTACCTGTAGTCATCAACATGCACATTCGTAAATGACTTTATAATGCAATAAAAATCACAACATAGATGTTTAAGATGCATGAGAATTAAGTGGAATTCGTACGACATTATATTTCTCGGTTTGGTGTTGCCCATACGCAATCAGTAACTGGAAATTTCCAGTTACAACATATTGTACTTGGCTATCTGGACGAAAATACATATCCTTTAGAGATATTGATAACGGAGATATGTGTTTAGCAATGAGCCTGAGCTAATGTGGTCTTTTTATTAAGAATGTTTGTAATTGATACGCAattcagacatgtacattgactgCCATGTATCTACAAATAAACTATTCATTCAATGTGTGTACCGATTTTTCCCGTATGGTCACTCTCCCTACAATGTTTAGATAGAATAAAAACTAAATGTGTTTGAGGTAGTTGAGCAAATATACCCTTACTACTTTCTTAAAGCTATCTCAAAGTTGAAAAATGACGAAAGTACTTCATCTATCTATTGGTCATTTTGAAGATAGTAGGGACTCGTCCTTCAGTCGTGTGACTGGTTCCCAAGGGAGCCCAACATGGAACACAAAAAGCAAAAAGATAACAATGATATAAAAGTGACTTCACCTTCTACATCCTTGCCGGCGTGTGCCAGGTTGATGTCGTACTTGCCGACCTCCATGGGTACATACGTCACGACGTGCTGGTTACCCTTGGTGTCAACCGTGTAGGTGGCAGGGTACCtaggacctgtcaatcaaacagtCACGTGATGAAACGTCATCAATATATATGCTAGTAGTGTGATAGAAATAACTGATGTAATACACGTTCGCTTGCACTCATTGGCTGTAACCAGCTTCCTTATGATTGTtataaatgaaatgtaattatACTAGCTTGATTGTTTTAGCCATGTACATTGTCAAAGATACATACGATTGTCGTTGAAGAAAGTAGTTGCATTTTTAACATTCGTTGATGGGTGTTGAAAATATCTACTATTCCTTTTATCCTTGGAAGCGCAGCAAGTCTTAAGGATGCAATAAATGGAGACAAATGAAGCGTTCAATGTACACATGATACATACCTTGAATCGCAACTTCCAGTGGTCCAGTTTTACAGTTGGTCGTGTCCACCACGAACTCAGAGGACTTCCCCTCTATCCCCTTCAGCAGACCCAGCCCCATGGCTCTGGGCTTACCCGGAGGGTTCACTTCCGCCGGAAATGGGCTGCCTGTGATTGGGGACGAGAGATTGGGTCTCAATAAGTAAGATCCGACGAACTAACAGCAATTCGTTTGAAAGGACAACCATATAAAGTATTGACTTTGTATACCTCATTTTAGCgctcaatatatatatatataccatggTAGTGCAACTGGAAACGAATGGATATTTAAAAAAGGTTCTAGAAGTATTAACAAGACCGAAAGGCACAGCTAAAACCAAAGAAATGACAAAAGGAGAAGAGAAAGATGTTAAAGACTTGTTGTCAATCGCGAGGGCTGTAAAATGTGTCAGTGCCTGCCTCAGGGCAAAAAATACAGCACAGACGCTCATTCATACACATTTTCATCGGTTGAAGCTTTCAGAATCTGAAAATTCTTTCTTACCTGGCACGACATCCCCGTTGTAGGCCAGTGACACCTCGTGAGTCTCAGCCTCCTGAGGGATGAACTTGACGGTGTGGTACCCAGGACCCATCTCCTCAACTGTGCTGTGCACGCGGCGGTGGTGACACGTGACCTCTGACGTCAGGGTACCCTCTCCAGCCCTCGTCGTGTTCACTGTAGAGGTAGGtcagtttgagtttgagtttgtttagatccacaattagccctACAAGAGgctactcttcctgtggtctacACTTAAGTATATAGTTTTTAAATGTAGTTTTAAAAAAGAGTGATACAAATGAGCGATGATATCTATTTGAGACTATAAAGCAACTTTTAACATACTCACATACATTCTAAATACAAAATTtaagattgtgtaaacactaatATGCCACTGCTCACGTCGCTATCTtattaagaacatagctgagaAGTTGGCAAATCAtttttatcaaagaattatTAGTACCGGGTGATGCTGATAGAAAAAGTACCATCTTAAGAAGTACAAGGCAACGTATCTACAAACTAAATCAATAATACATTTAACCTGTATCAAGACCGTGGGCGCAGAATAAAAGAAGGAGAACCTGAACGTTTGGAAAATAAGGAAAACAAAGATGCACACAGTTGACATACCGTTAAAGGCGGTCTCCGCGTCGATCTCTCCCATGGGGATCCGCCCCACCTCCACCTTCCTGGCGTCGTACACCTGGCAGACGAACGGGCTGCCCTGCACCTGGTTCTTACCGTACGTCACCACGACGTTATGGGGACCTGGGGGACAAGAAGGATTGAAAACGTCATGACTATAACCTCAGCATTTCAAGCAATGCTTTATTTTTCTGCAGAAAGGAATCCCTAGATAATGGTACGTCACAAATACGTCATGAGGACCTGTGGGGCAAGAATAATTGAAAGCTTCATGACTATAAGCTCCGCATTTCAAGCAATGCTTTCTTATTATCTATAAAGGAATGCCTAGATAATGGTAGGTTATGGGGACCTGTAGGAGGAAGGGAATCGAGTTAGCATTGATTGTTGACTTCAGTTAAGCTTGGCGACAAAGACCAAGTCTAGAAGTTGAAAAACGTACTGGAGGTCAGGTTGCTATTGTGTCATCCAATTGGCCAAGGATAGCATTCTGCCAAACCCAATGCGAATCAACCAAGAAGAATTGAAAACATCATGACTATAAGCTCCACATTTCAAGCAATGCTGTCTTTTTCTCCATAATGGAATGCCTAGATTAATGAAAGGTTTTTAGCATATCCTGTACATTTTCTGAAGGAGGAGGTAAAGATGCAGCAGCCCACCTAGCACGTTTTCTGAGTGTTCACATGTACAAATTTAAACTCTCACTTCAGCTTGAAGAATGAAGTTAGAATAGCACTCTAAGTCTATGTAGTTTGTAGTGCATCATTTCAGATGCTTACTACTCACCGACATCTTCAGGGATGTATTCCCCGGTGTAGACACCAGAACCCTTTAGCTTTGAAGGGACTGTCTTCATTGTTGGGTCCAAAACTGCACAAATTGCACAAACTATGTTGGAATTCATCTTAAAAATCTGGGTATGACTTCATCAAATCATTATCAATGAATGCAAACGTATTGTGCTCAGTTAAGCTACAGGCATCACTACATACAAAAACTGGAAGATAATGGCATGCATTTTTTTCGATCTTCAtctaaccttgatacatcttcgACCTAAGCTGTTTTCTCAAGATTTCAAGGAAAATTTTGGTAGTTGTATGTGGTAATTGTTGTCCCTTACCCGACACCAACAGCTCGACCTGATCGCCCCCTGCCCTAGTCGTGTCCACGTTGAACGACGCCACGTTACCGACAGGTACACGTTTGACGCCGTCACCGTACACGCTCACCTGGCGGCCATCGATGACGTTACACCTGAACGGGTTACCTGTATCAAACAAGATAAAGAGCATGTTTTATCAGTCTGCCATTCACCTTATTATGCAAGTGAAGAGGTAAGCACATCCACAGCCGTCTTCATTTGTGCCAACGGTGTCATATTCGTGCATGCTTAGCTCTTGCTCTAGGAAGTCCAAATAATTCCTGCAATTCTTCGTAACAAATTTTCTCATTGCAATGCAGAGGGACCATGTCACAGAACTACGCTACCTAGTTGGTTTTGTAGGCTTTGGGGTTGTATTCTAGAGGGTAACACTTGTCGGGGTGGGTTAGGGATATCTAACATACAGGAAATGCAGATATCTCTACTTTTTGCACACCATTACTAACACAACACCATAGACTAGCTCATCTACATCTAAGTACACCACAGGTCACAGAGGTCATTCGTCACCTGTCTTTGTCCATCCCCCAACGAATCGAAAAGCtcaatagatagatagataagaCATTATGTTAGAATGGCAAAGATATTTGTAGGTTTTCTATTCTATTGCTACCTGTGTTTTCTGGAAAAGGACCCAACAAGAAAAGCTCAGTCTACGTACTAGATAGGTCCTACAGTACGTCTAATAAATACGGTGAGTTCAACTGAATAGTTTTGTATGTTCTACAAATATATACGCGATGATATAAACATCTAGACTGGTTGCAGAAATAGCTATTTGTAGTTTGTCTTTCATTGCATATTAATGGTATTGGTCCTTTGTTTTTTATCTTTGACTTCGTGAAAACTCAATCTTTTACTTCTTCTTTTTCCATCCCAGCTACTTGTAACCAAATAGCCTCCCATTGCCGACTGTTGAATTACCTAGGTCAGACAGACGATTACATAGAATCCCCTGTGATTACTAAATGGCTGTGCATTACTTGTCTATCCCAGTGACTTGATTACTTGTAATAATGTAAGCCTCTAGTTGACTCTTTCATAATCTGGAAAGCAACATCTATAGTTAAGAGACAGAAGAGTATTTTGAATACCCCGAGACTAGGATATTGTTGTGAATTACTTGTCTATCCAATGACTTGATTACTTGTAGCAATGTAGGCCTATTTATAATAAGGAAAGCAACATTCTTAGCTATTAGACAGACGAGTAGTAAGAATCACCAGGGACGAGGATGTCGTTGTGTTTGACGAAGATCTCGTGCGGCCGGCCCTCCTGTGGGGTGAACCTGAGCAGGTACCGGTCCTTGTCTGTAGACTGGAGGTAACACGGCACCTCCTTACGGGCACAGGCTACCGCCGCAGACAGGGTGCCCTTCCCGGCTTTGGTGGCATCGACTGGTGGGAGAGAGAAAAATATACCGTCAAATCTACACACCACTCCATGACCAAGAACATGTAATTTCACTGGAGACAGGATTCTTACGGCTTGTGTCAATATATGGGACCACCAAGAGTAATTACATTGGTCAGGTTGTCTGTACAGGTTGGCCATTGTTAAGATGTTTTGAATCATTTTGCAACcctatcattttttttgtatcatttttccaTCTTTGTGTCTACCTACCTAGAGAATAGGACAGGTCGAGGGACAAGATAAGTGTTTCGGCATCGTTTTTAAAGTTGTTAGATTCTAATGAAATGTTTAATATATCCATAGTTTCAATATTAATAACAAACCGACAAACAATATTAATAAACAACGGTAAGTTCGTGGCAATATTACATTATATGTGTTTTGTGAATGGGAGAATTTGGGTCGTTGTTGACAGGTAAAGCATTTCAACGGTTGCAGTCACGCTATCTAACCTTATCGACTACGATAATCACAGGGTCTGGTAAATTGATGACGGAACGGATTTATGTGCACGCGAGTGGTTCTAAACAGTGACGTCACTCACTCGGCACGGCAACCTCCTGTCCGATGTCTACCGGGTCATCGATCGGGCCGACTCGCACTGCGCTTGCGTCGAACACGTAAGCGGTGAAAGGGCTGCCGGGAACGGGGTCACCAGAGAAGTTGATGGTAATCGTGTGGggtcctgggaaggagagagaaAATTGTAATATGTGCACTAGGAAAAGAAATATTATAATAACTGATGGAACAGTTGAAATTCGTCCACTCCAGACTAAGTGTAGCTATAATGACACAGATAACCATATAACATTTCATGCAGTTGTCATTGAGTAGTGTCACAAACAGTTAATATATAGTTTTAGATTTTAGATCTGGGGATTTGTTTAGAGAGATAGCCTTTCAgatgtttacatgtatttcgTTAAGTCATGAGATAAATGTTCCGAAATAATATTTCTTGTCTGGAAAGAACTACCAGCTATGACAAGAGCGGGCATGTATTTAACTCTTTTTATATCTTACTATTTCATGTACAATACttagaatactagtattgtCATTCTATCATGTCAAATTTCACTTGTATATATTATCCTTGTCTCCGTCAGCAAGGCTAGccttttgtaatagccacaggcttaGTTGGGCAGACCTGGCTGTGCGCGCCAATACATAAGAATAGCcaaataaaataattttttcaaaacGGCGTCATCAAGCAATCTGTTTCCTGACATACTCCAGATACCAGATAGCATGGGTATCATCCGGAATGTAGTTCGCTCCAgcgtttatcatacactatatacagctgcagtcgcttctagctctgacatttatcaaacACTACACAATCGCTTCTCTTATGTTCtctgggtagcagaagcgaacataataataatctttattgcaaactcatgcaaACAATTGCAAGAAtacatgaaagtacaatgatggTAAGGGCACTGAATGGTATgcaataacaaagtggacattaagtgaaatagggGTCATCAACTAGATAGACACTTCTTATCTAAAATGAgtgctattgggtttgatttcttttctgtatgcagtGGAGGATaaaataggagcaaactactgcccagatgatacccaggctagaaATGCACGCGTTGACCTGACAAATCGGGCGATACGTACCCACTTCAGACGGTATGTAGGAGCAGTCATAAACACCGGACCCTGTGACCTTACATGGTATCGCCTGTAGAGTGGGACCTGTGGAAGACAAAAGACGACATTGTACCGCTGTGCCCATAAAACGTAAACCCCAGAGGGTACAACAAGCAGCGGGGATAATTACACGATACTCTTCACACGTCAACTTCTGGACAGACATGATCAAAGAAACGATTCATGTGTCATAAATTAGATTTGTTCCTTAGAATTGCTAGATATCTTCAGCTGTGGTTCAGCTGTTTGTATGTTCATTGAGTTGCCACTCATTGTATCCTTTATAATTATCGTGCAATGAAGTTCTATGTGTTAATGCTCTTTCTTCCTCGCTTATAGACTGCTTAGTGTGTTTCTAGTCAACACAGTCTGAAATAAATGCATGCTTTTATAATGGCCTGATTGCAAATTCATGCTAGATGGCCAATTGCAAACGAAGCAAGCCAATGTAATAAATGCAACGTGTGTATACCTCACAGAAAAGTC includes the following:
- the LOC118428054 gene encoding filamin-A-like, which translates into the protein MSSSIQGDPLITMNGPSGPVPSRLTKAGDGKYLLTFVPNAPTPHNIDVQFGDQDVGGNPFVVKVIDGGQVTAQGRGLSGLLPVDNVTDFTVDTSRAGQGGILGINITSPTLQAIPCKVTGSGVYDCSYIPSEVGPHTITINFSGDPVPGSPFTAYVFDASAVRVGPIDDPVDIGQEVAVPIDATKAGKGTLSAAVACARKEVPCYLQSTDKDRYLLRFTPQEGRPHEIFVKHNDILVPGNPFRCNVIDGRQVSVYGDGVKRVPVGNVASFNVDTTRAGGDQVELLVSVLDPTMKTVPSKLKGSGVYTGEYIPEDVGPHNVVVTYGKNQVQGSPFVCQVYDARKVEVGRIPMGEIDAETAFNVNTTRAGEGTLTSEVTCHHRRVHSTVEEMGPGYHTVKFIPQEAETHEVSLAYNGDVVPGSPFPAEVNPPGKPRAMGLGLLKGIEGKSSEFVVDTTNCKTGPLEVAIQGPRYPATYTVDTKGNQHVVTYVPMEVGKYDINLAHAGKDVEGSPFHPIICNPSKVHIVGGANSLKNDHGRIPLMVDDMYTLPVDANGAGPGKMTARVVGPNREIPADVERRAGDRHDVTFTPEEIGEHSISVFWSEHHITDSPLYGDAGPKIDARRVQVSGKGLKEAKVDEVAEFLIDGSEAGNGNPESKLIGSRGNLDVTLVPDPRRKNSYRALYCPAEPGHYKLNVLWSDKEVRGSPFDVKITQAADANQIAYTGAKKGELGQTVKGILDPRKAGSGKLTAKCVGPTRNADVSLSENANKTINVSMRPKETGLHKLHIKCNGQHVPGSPFEINIDKPPDPSKVKVFGPGLTDGKFSNFDGTFLCDTREAGPGQLKVRIEGPQKDAFRMTSDVLNDVERTVRVVYTPHIPGDYDVEVKWSDVHVPGSPFHVRVLDDTPPPQPPPQPQQRTRPSNLVYEGPLAANPLTYVEPQSPVLSVGRPVPNQIGGRMAFPLDQTIMYDYPVPDYVPRGVPEFVPRSGSDYRLALVPDQNPARPHGDKIIQYNSAPVHPQVLSSNYVVPKQALPDRIPARRMSSVESYYPVNGIPNGPRRF